AACTCATCCTCGCGTTATCGTGACCTTTTGTCTCGTCCATTGTAGCACGTGACGCCTAGGACATTATGACTTCACGTCATCCTCACCTTCTTATGACTTATCACCGACAATATACTCGGGATTTCAAACTTAACTGTGACAACTAAACATGAGGGTTACGTGTTAAATGACAACTAAACACGAGGGTTGTGTTCGTTGCGGGACTTAAGTCAATCCAACGTGTTTTCAAGTTGGGTGATTTTctattttccagaaaaatcCCATCCTTTTAGAAATTTGTTGAAGATTGGACTTTGTAAATGAGATGCCTGATTTTTCCAAATAACATGATGTGGTCGTCAAATTGAAGTGACTGGTTGTAGTCATaatcagtaaaaaaaaatgaagttcaTTATCATTACCCACAAACTGACAAAGCaagtgcagataaatttcatCTTTTTTCAGTCACAGTTTTAACTTTTCAAAAGCCTGGATATGGAGCCCCACCTTGATGTGAAGCTATCCAAACCCATCAATGTCTTCCCCACTTTCAACTTTCCCTTGATGCATTCACACACacaaccttttttttccccatttctCGTTTGACACTGATGAAAAGTAAGATCGAGTCAAAGTCCgcacaagaaaaacaaagctaAAACTCATAAAGGAGAGTTAACTCCACAATGTTTTGCTTTTAAGATAAATAATGTTGAAACTGCTGACATGTAGAAATTGAATTTACGACCTCTCACATTTATGAAGTGTTACCACACAAAGCATTCCCATTTGAGAGCCAAAAACATATATAGGACCAATTTGATACACAATATCATGCAGCATTTATCCTACTTTTAATATAAATGTTGggtttcaaccaaacaacacTTTAAGTGACACATAATTTGAGAGATTTTTACACAACATTTTCATCCAATTTTGAAATGCTACTCTTGAGGAGTTTTTTTGGAGCATTTCCAAATTGTTCTCGTTATTGTCCTGGGTAATTTGATGTTATTCCACTATTGTCCCTcattaaataaatgaaataataaattaattaaattttaaaaaaattgataattaattaatatataatttattatcatatttaattaatttaaaagtcattatattatttttaataattaaattgtttgtttggatacAACGTATACAATaaatatgcataatacccctgcatgTAATTTATCACAAATTCCTACACAACATAAATATTAATAACAAAAGTACAACAAAACACATACTCAGCATTCAACCAGCATTtctactactaaaattgtccaacatttctgtTACTaccatttatactactttgcaaatgctctaCCAGACTAGCCCATAGTTATGCTCTACTAAAGCAAACAATGCAGCCAGATAAGATGGATTAGACAGTAGAATTGAAAGAGAGATTAATAACAAAAGTTCATGAACAGAAAAGTCAATACCCGAACCACACAGTTTACTTGACCCAGCAAGAAAAGCCATGTGTGGTGCGTTCTTGACTCCCTCTCCTCTCTAGATAGATAATAAACTAAACTTTcacccaaaaacaagaaaaagaaataaatacccTCCTTGTCAAgaattaaaaacaacaaaactTGAGTTGGTGTGGAGTGTAATGAGGTGTGGCAGCACAAACAGCAGCAGCAGTAAATAAGCAGGGATTCAGGGTCTTGATGAGAGGGCATTCAAATTCCCAACTAACCCAATACCTTTCTCAAGAACCCACATTCAATTCCACCAGCACCAAAGCTCTGAATTTTCTCTGCTCTCTGATGAATTTAAAgatggtagaaaggaaaaacagTTGTATTGAAGCCATGATATCATCAGGAACTAGGACAATTCAAGGCTGTCTTAATATGGTGGACAGTGGTGCTGATAAGGTTGTTAACAGTGGCCACTGACTCCATGTTTAGCTTAACTGATGGCAAGTTGTTTACTAATATCTGAAATGCTACCGTAATTAGCGAACCGCCAGAGGTAGCCATGTTTCCTTGTGTGCTTGAGCTTGTTGAGGCACCGTCGCCTTGGTTGTAATGACCGTCTGGTGAAATGGTGAAACCTGATGGCAGTAAAGGGATGCAAGAAGGATCCTCACCACTCATTGCATTGTTTATGTAGGGTAGTTCGACGGGACAGTAGACAACAAGTGAACCAGATTGGTCTATGCAGCTCTCTTGAAGTATCAAAATATTGTTCTGGCTGGTATTCAAGGCCTATTTACAGAATTCCATGGTGATATATGCATTAACAATGCATTCAAAATTGAGGCAAACCATAAGAAAATGAGCCAGTTCAAGTAAAGACTTACCCGAAGAACCGATATGCAGTTCCCAGGATGTGAACCATTAGCAATGTGAGCAACCTCTTGCACTGGATTACCATTAGAAAGGACATCCCACTGATTGACAAgacaaaattcacaaaaaccaTTAGGTGTTGTACTTGTAATTCGATTAATCTGATTAAATGGAAAGGTAAAACAGATAAAACATACATGAGTTCGGTTTCTTTCATCCTTGAAAAAGTTAAAGATATTTTGCGGAGAAACTGGAAGCCAAAAGGTGGTTGATGCACTAAGAACTACACCATTTGGTTGGCCAGGATTTGTGCTCTTCTGAAGGGTAACTCGAACTCCACCCTCGTTCAAACCAGAAAGTGTTGTCCATTGGTGGCTGGTTGATGTGCTCACACATGCACAGAAATTCGACACCATCCTCTGAGAAAGTTTCATCATGCTTCTCTTGCCATCCGGCGATGGAATTACTGCAAATTGGAAATTTGTATTCAGCAATTGTTTTACATAACTAAGCATTGCAAATATGGAGCTATGTTACCTCCTCCAAGATCACGGGTTGAATTGCTCGACACCATAAGACAAGCTAATCTTTCACACATCCTCTGAAGAGTGGCAAGCCACCTTTCTGCCCCAAATGCCAAGCCACTGTGAATGAGATCCTTGTAAAGCTGATGAATTGGGATTTTCTCTTCTATTTCCACATGTTCTACCCAAGTTACCTAAATCCAGCATGTATCAAATGAAAAGTTACAACTACTTCATGTATAATGCAAATAAACATCATTGTattcaattgaaaatacaaCCTTGGAGTACCCATTAGGCATGTCCTGAATCAAGCATCCTGAAGGCAGCTTATGTGATCGACATTGCGATGCGAGCTTGGGAAAATCATAAGAGACATTAACAATAGCCCACAAGCCTTGCTCAATTTGCTGACAGTAACGGAGAACGTAAAATTCCCGGGTTGGCACCAGTGGTGAAAGCACCTGCAACTCTTCATACATCTGCAATGACAAATATCTGCCAAGTGAATAATGCTAAAACAAGGAATTGCAAGCAGAAACAAATGATATAAGTTTCTTCTCAATTACCAGTTGCAAAGAACCACTAAGGCTGCCCAATACTCCAGGCGATAGAACTTCCATTGTTTTTGCAACTGATACAATTGCGGGAAAGAGCTCCACCCACTTGTTCTGCACAACCAAATGAACTATCATATGAGAGACGGACACAACCTCGAGATTTCTACATTGAGTTTCGATTCAAAAGTCTAAAGAGAACTTACAGTGTCCATGAACATGTCAACCAAGGCCAAAGCATTCATGATTACGACACCAGAATCCCTCGATGCTTCTATCCTTAATTTCGGGTTTCTCAAGTGACTATTGGGTCTAGGGAACATCCTTTCATAGCTTTCAAGATTTAGAACATCTCTCCCATCAGTGCTCGACTTCATCCACAGAGGTTCATTAGTTTGCAAGAGCCTGAGCAATTCATCCATAGCATTGGCAGCAATATCAGTCATGAGGGACTTATCCATGTCTGATATTCCAATTGGTTGGAAAGGTAAATTTGGTAGACTCGAAGAACTTCCTGGTAGAAGATCAAGATCAAGTGAAGGACCGCCAAATCCATGGCCACCGAAACTCCCCATCGACAAATCTAACGAAGAAATATGCAAAGGCTGTACCGGTGGAAGTTGCGAAATAGGTCTCCCTATGTACTTTGCAGCAATGCTAGATACTCTATCAAGCTAAGCAAACCATACAACaacaaacataaacataaacatcCCCACCATAAACACCCAAAGGAAAATGAGTCTCAAAGGCTCAAGAGGGTTTTCTTTACCTCTTCCTTCAATTGGGCATTCTCCATTCGCAATCTTTGTTCATCGAAATAGGAGTCTTCGGTCACCGGAGGAGCTCCACAAGAtgggcaaatgacatttttcaaTGCCTCTCTGATTGCTATATTCTCGCATCGAATCTTGTCGTTCTCTGCACGAAGTGCACAGTTATCTGCTCGTTCGTGTTGGGCCTGAATGGATATTGCCACACAAATCTCACATGAGAAGAGAATCAAGGGACAAAGTAAATACATAGcccaaagagaatggaaaagagAGTACCTTCGTCTGGGTCCTCCTGTTTTGGAACCAAAACTTGATCTGTCGCGGAGCCAAACCCAACTCCCTGCTTAACTGCAACCTCTGCTTCTCATCTGGGTGTGGGCACTCCTTGAACATTCTTCATTAACACAAGCAACAAAACCCATAAGAGAAACAACGGAAACCCattaatttttccaaaaaaaaaacaagaaaaacaatcacTTTAGGAACCATCAAATGCAATGCGAAGGTGCATACCCTTCTAGCCTCTGAATCTGGTGGGCTGTGTGACGGTGGTAGCGCTTCTTCCTCCTCTGGTTGTCGGAGGAATCGGGGTCCCCACCCGacccaccacctcctcctcctccacttcCGTATTCCATATATTACAATAACAAGGACTATTGAAGCTATTCCGGATCAAAAACACCCTATACTCTATACATAATCACCATGGATAACACCACAAGAAACCCAGAAAAACCCAAGAAGCAAAAAGGatcctttatttatttatttatttaggatGTGGGGTTTAAGGaggtgagagtgagagtgatgTAGCATGTTTTTGAAGGCTTAAAAAGCACAAACGAAACGGCTGGGATTACGAAGGTAAATGGCATATGATTTGGTTGAGAGTGAGTCCGTTATgggaaaatattaaataataattagatgGATTTTTGGGCGGTAATTAAGTCCCTCCGTCTGAACCCCAATAGACAGAAAGTGAGAGAAAGAGTTGTATCCACACACAGCGAGCGAGGACCAAACCAAAAAATCACCAGTCACCACCTCCTCTCACACTAGATCAGATTCTTCATGGGTTTCTTTGAAAGAATCTGATCTATAGTTGCTACATTCGAGGGGttcctctctcactctctctcataTTTAAAACAGATGAACAGAGATACTCACTATAGAGTGGTACAACAACCTCACTGAAGGCCAGTTGTGCAAAACAGAGCATTCATTAATTAGTCTAACACGCCGTCCCGGTGGCTCAATTCGCCCCGGCCGGTGTTTAGCTTTCCGGCAACTACTAGTATTACTATAAAACGACAACGTATAGTTAAATCAATGCCTTCTTTTGTGCTCTTTTTTTTCAAGTCTTTGACTTTCTTCTCTAGCCGTTCTATTCTTGGATTCTTGGCTGTTACACACACTACGAAGTGTATCAAAAAGTCAAACTTGAttgccttttttctttttgtggtgCCGTATTTATCTCTTTTTGCATCTCTCTTGATGGTTTGACCATAAAATATTACTAATATGGTATTTAAATTACCGATATAGATTTTGAGTAAGatgaacaaaacccaaaaatctTTTAACTCCAAATCAACCCTAATCCAAGAACCCTGGCCAGACGGGTAGGGGACTGATTAAGAGGTCCCCGTCCCGTTGACAACCCTAACGATATAAATTCTCAATTcctaaatttttcaaaattgaaaaaaatctaacatagCATCCAAACAAACAAGAATATTGACtgaatctttaaattaaaatagtATTACCCTAAAGATCTAATGTAGAATTGGATAAGCTCGTATTCCCCTCTCGATTTCCATTGAGTTCCTAAGTCTTTGATTAtgtttatacatacatatgcaaTTGCTTCAAAACTACGTATTTTTTAATGTACCTTATTGTAAAATTTGACGGTGAATGCTTTTTTGACAATAGTTTCTTCATCAACTCTCATCTTGTAATGTTCAATCCTCTCACGCCAATAGTCATTTTTCGCCAGTAGTCATCTTCAACTCTCTGTCACCATTCTCTAGCTTTACCTTAAGCTTTATATATGATGATAAATAACACCATCCGATGCTCTGGAAACTTTGTAAATTTCAAGAAATTTTCTAGGGAATTTAGTCACTCTATGAAGACACACGTAGGGATGGCAATGGGGTGGGGGCGGGTATGCCATCCCCGTCCCCTTACCCATCCCCACCCCCTTGAGATTCAGGGTTCCCCGACCCCGACAGGGACGGGGAACCCCCTAATCCCAATAAACCATTATTAGGAATGCTATTGTTTCGGGCATTCATGTCCCCAAAGTGATCACCCTGATCACACACGGATGAGTTACAAAGGTGTAAAGATGTATGCAAAaataaacatttatttatttacattcaaaatttatttttttttaaattttgaccCACTTTTGAAGCCCATTTCTTTAACCGGGTTATTACTTAATCAATTAATCAAGCTTAACACTTTTTGGGTGCTTAATTAAAGGGCCCCTCTGACTTTATTCATACACGTGAGGCTATTGTTCTATTTTTCTGTCGgtatttcaattttaaatttattttactgATTATGATTTTCCATGTCCCAGCTCCTCGGTTTGTATTTATGCTCTTTATATCATGGATTGCACAGCCAAACACACTGCTTTTAGCTTGAACTCATCGTGttcggataaaaaaaaatgtttgaccGAACAATACATTACGTATCATCGTATTACGGTGAGTTCGGAGCTGAAGCTGCAAGAGCTGTTTGTCATAAATTTACACCCCATACAATCAATtctattatccgctttggggtTTCGATTTCGATGAATATATCGGATTATCCTCACCGAGTTGTTCCTCCCAAGCCCAACAAGCATACAATCAACTATATTGTCCACTTAGGGATTCCGGTCCCAGTGAATACATCAAATTATCTTCACCGGTTTGTTCCTCTCAagcccaattgaccaagttagggGAAAGGCTTAATTGATTGTAAAGAGGTGAACTTGTCTTTATAAAGAATGAATACTCCACACATctcaccgatgtgggataacactcccccgcacttgtgaaCTGGATTATGTCATACctaacaagtggagtagatgtCATGTGCAATTGGACCGAATCTCTCCGATACCATGTGAGAAATCCACACACCTCATACAACCAACTATATTATCCACTATGGGGTTTCGATTTCTGTGGATGCATCAGATTATCTTATTGAGTTTGTTCCTCCCAAGCTTAGCAAGTGGGCTGAGCCCAACTCATCAAACCTAAGAATAAATAGTACGCGTCAAAAAACTTTTTATCACCACAAACTCACCTCACCACAATCTTAGAACTCACCTCAAAAAATTAAGGTTGCCTAATTACTAATAAGTGAAGTTTGATATCATTTGATTGCATTAATTATTAATCGaatgtgtgtgttttttgttGTGTGAAAATTGGATACTTACTCAAATTAGACATGGAAGTGccaagaaattaaagaaaaaaaaagtttgttcACAATTCAATGCAGCAGAGGAAATGATATTCCTTTAATTAAAGCATTTAATTTTTAAAGTCGATGAAAATATAGGTTGGATTAATGGCTGTTATAGaattagaagaagaaacaaaattgtAATGGCATTAAGAATTCTACGAAAGGCTACAACTTTTAATGATTTGACCAATTTTAAAAATGGTAAATTATTCCAAAATAACCACTCAAGTGATAATCTAGTATAAATCTCTATGGACCCGTATTAACTCGGAATATCCTAACTTTATTCCCCTCGAAAGCAATATCATTGTAACCACGCGTCAAGTTTTTGTCCACCTTACCTTATTTTCAAGTGAAAAACTTCTGTTAGCTCAAGTCAATGTAACCCTTTTACTTATATTCGTTTAACTACTACATTGAAAGATTCCACCgactatatatgtatgtatgtatgtatagggtCCTCTTAAAAGTACATTAATAAATACCATAAATAGTTTAGATGGTGCAGCCATAATCGAAATTTAATTCCATCACCTTCATTTCATCcgttcaattttatgttttgccTCCCCCATATATGCATGCAAGGTTGGTTCAAAGATT
This DNA window, taken from Tripterygium wilfordii isolate XIE 37 chromosome 20, ASM1340144v1, whole genome shotgun sequence, encodes the following:
- the LOC119986740 gene encoding homeobox-leucine zipper protein HDG11-like, which translates into the protein MEYGSGGGGGGGSGGDPDSSDNQRRKKRYHRHTAHQIQRLEGMFKECPHPDEKQRLQLSRELGLAPRQIKFWFQNRRTQTKAQHERADNCALRAENDKIRCENIAIREALKNVICPSCGAPPVTEDSYFDEQRLRMENAQLKEELDRVSSIAAKYIGRPISQLPPVQPLHISSLDLSMGSFGGHGFGGPSLDLDLLPGSSSSLPNLPFQPIGISDMDKSLMTDIAANAMDELLRLLQTNEPLWMKSSTDGRDVLNLESYERMFPRPNSHLRNPKLRIEASRDSGVVIMNALALVDMFMDTNKWVELFPAIVSVAKTMEVLSPGVLGSLSGSLQLMYEELQVLSPLVPTREFYVLRYCQQIEQGLWAIVNVSYDFPKLASQCRSHKLPSGCLIQDMPNGYSKVTWVEHVEIEEKIPIHQLYKDLIHSGLAFGAERWLATLQRMCERLACLMVSSNSTRDLGGVIPSPDGKRSMMKLSQRMVSNFCACVSTSTSHQWTTLSGLNEGGVRVTLQKSTNPGQPNGVVLSASTTFWLPVSPQNIFNFFKDERNRTHWDVLSNGNPVQEVAHIANGSHPGNCISVLRALNTSQNNILILQESCIDQSGSLVVYCPVELPYINNAMSGEDPSCIPLLPSGFTISPDGHYNQGDGASTSSSTQGNMATSGGSLITVAFQILVNNLPSVKLNMESVATVNNLISTTVHHIKTALNCPSS